A part of Ancylomarina subtilis genomic DNA contains:
- a CDS encoding Hsp20/alpha crystallin family protein, whose protein sequence is MTLVKRNSDNLFPSLFDNFFSRDWMDWNNSNYSSTNTTLPAVNVREDDHEFTIEVAAPGMKKSDFNINLDNNQLTISSEIKSENETKDGKYSRKEFSYQSFRRSFRLPVDLIDGDKIEAKYDEGILCIHLPKKEEAKPKPSRMISIK, encoded by the coding sequence ATGACACTAGTAAAGAGAAATTCAGACAATTTATTTCCATCCTTATTTGACAATTTCTTCTCAAGAGATTGGATGGATTGGAATAATTCAAACTATTCAAGTACCAACACAACCCTGCCAGCCGTGAATGTGCGTGAAGATGACCATGAATTCACGATTGAAGTGGCTGCTCCGGGAATGAAAAAGAGTGATTTCAACATCAATTTGGATAACAATCAGTTAACAATTTCATCTGAAATTAAAAGTGAAAATGAAACTAAGGATGGTAAATATTCCAGAAAGGAATTTTCATACCAATCATTCCGCAGATCTTTTCGACTACCTGTCGATTTAATTGATGGTGATAAAATTGAAGCCAAGTATGATGAAGGTATTCTTTGCATCCATCTTCCAAAAAAAGAAGAAGCAAAACCCAAACCTTCACGAATGATCTCTATAAAATAA
- a CDS encoding Do family serine endopeptidase, giving the protein MKKFSLLLLSAIMGGALTLGGYLILSEKKQSIRIEHITETPVHGASYSVSKNGENTPLQFTDVSKKVMDAVVHIKSTQLQENPNSRTTPSPFREFFNDDLFKDFFGPYSRIQPQNPKQRMPQARVASGSGVIINADGYIVTNNHVIEGADDIEISLHDNRVYKAKVVGTDPTTDLALLQIKEKNLVHIPFTNSDEIEVGEWVLAVGNPFNLNSTVTAGIVSAKSRNINILRNRSAIESFIQTDAAINPGNSGGALVDLKGGLVGINTAIASPTGAYSGYGFAIPSNIVSKVVEDLMKYGFVQRGYLGILIRNIDGNFAKEKELKVTEGVYVDSLPDNSAASDVGIQKGDVILKVNGSETKSTSELMEIVARHRPGDKLNLEVDRFGKSKSFDITLRNEKGDTGLNKKENEQILTRLGIELKELDKDELKKLEISNGLRVDKIHSGLIKHQTNMKEGFIITRVDGKPIDNIEAFKKYVNNKEGGIMLAGFYENYPGNYYYAFGLD; this is encoded by the coding sequence ATGAAAAAATTCAGTTTACTACTTTTATCCGCAATTATGGGAGGCGCCCTTACCTTAGGGGGCTATCTCATATTGAGCGAAAAGAAACAATCAATCAGGATTGAACACATTACAGAAACACCAGTGCACGGAGCAAGCTATAGTGTTTCAAAAAATGGTGAAAACACACCCCTGCAGTTTACTGATGTCTCGAAAAAGGTGATGGATGCTGTTGTTCACATCAAATCAACACAATTGCAAGAGAATCCAAATTCAAGGACAACTCCCTCTCCTTTCAGAGAATTTTTTAATGATGATCTTTTTAAAGATTTCTTTGGTCCCTATTCACGTATACAACCTCAAAACCCAAAACAACGAATGCCACAAGCTAGAGTGGCAAGCGGATCAGGGGTTATCATCAATGCCGATGGTTATATTGTCACCAATAATCATGTGATTGAAGGAGCCGATGACATTGAAATCAGTTTGCATGACAACCGGGTTTATAAAGCCAAAGTCGTTGGTACCGACCCAACAACCGATTTGGCTTTGCTGCAAATCAAAGAAAAAAATCTGGTTCATATTCCCTTCACCAACTCCGACGAAATTGAAGTGGGCGAATGGGTGCTTGCAGTCGGAAATCCTTTCAATCTAAATTCAACCGTTACGGCCGGTATTGTCAGCGCCAAAAGTCGTAATATCAATATTCTTCGAAATCGAAGTGCGATCGAATCCTTTATTCAGACCGACGCTGCGATCAACCCGGGGAACAGTGGTGGTGCCCTGGTCGATCTAAAAGGCGGATTGGTTGGAATTAACACAGCCATTGCCAGCCCAACAGGAGCCTATTCGGGCTATGGTTTTGCAATCCCATCAAATATCGTCAGCAAAGTGGTTGAAGATTTAATGAAATACGGATTTGTACAACGCGGGTATTTGGGTATTCTAATACGCAATATCGATGGTAACTTTGCCAAAGAAAAAGAGCTTAAAGTGACCGAAGGGGTTTACGTCGATAGTTTACCTGATAACAGTGCAGCTTCTGATGTTGGAATTCAAAAAGGTGACGTGATTTTAAAAGTTAACGGTTCCGAAACAAAATCAACTTCCGAACTCATGGAAATTGTTGCCAGACACCGTCCTGGAGATAAATTAAACCTGGAAGTTGATCGATTTGGAAAAAGCAAAAGCTTTGACATCACCCTACGAAATGAAAAAGGAGACACAGGGCTGAACAAAAAAGAAAATGAACAAATCTTAACAAGACTGGGCATAGAGCTAAAAGAATTGGATAAAGATGAACTCAAAAAACTCGAAATATCAAATGGTTTACGTGTAGATAAAATCCATTCGGGACTAATCAAACACCAAACCAATATGAAAGAAGGTTTCATTATCACTCGAGTTGATGGTAAACCAATTGACAATATTGAAGCATTCAAAAAATACGTCAACAACAAGGAAGGTGGCATTATGCTCGCCGGCTTTTATGAAAATTACCCGGGCAATTATTACTATGCCTTTGGTCTTGATTAA